Proteins encoded together in one Centropristis striata isolate RG_2023a ecotype Rhode Island chromosome 6, C.striata_1.0, whole genome shotgun sequence window:
- the LOC131972701 gene encoding twinfilin-1-like — MSHQTGIQAGNDVKDAFANAKSGDQYRVIKIVIENEQLTVGATKKASKKWDQEYDSLLLPLLEDELPCYILYRLDSTNNQGHEWVFLSWSPDRSNVRHKMLYAATRATVKKEFGGGHIKNEIFATLKEEMSLSGYRKYLTSQAAPLPLTAAEEELRQIRLNEVQTDIGVDTKQQTLQGVAFPLHGEAVAALERFRDKRINYVQLQVDLEQELIRLCNTEPTELKDLPMRIPKESPRYHFFLYKHSHEGDYLESTVFIYSMPGYNCSIRERMLYSSCKGPLVDMVENNLQIEIEKKLEIDNGDELTSDFLYEEVHPKQHVHKQAFAKPKGPQGKRGIRRITRAPADGEEED, encoded by the exons ATGTCACATCAAACAGGCATTCAAG CGGGTAACGACGTAAAGGATGCCTTTGCCAATGCCAAGAGCGGAGACCAATATCGGGTCATAAAGATTGTAATTGAGAATG AGCAGCTGACTGTGGGCGCTACCAAGAAAGCATCAAAGAAGTGGGACCAGGAGTATGATTCTCTCTTGCTGCCCCTCCTCGAGGATGAGTTGCCCTGCTACATTCTGTACCGGCTGGACTCCACTAACAACCAGGGTCACGAGTGGGTCTTCCTGTCCTGGTCACCAGACCGCTCTAAT GTGCGACATAAAATGTTATATGCTGCTACCAGAGCCACCGTGAAGAAAGAGTTTGGAGGCGGACACATCAAGAACGAAATTTTCGCCACCCTAAAG GAAGAAATGAGTCTCAGCGGATACAGGAAATATCTGACTTCGCAGGCTGCTCCCCTGCCCCTCACTGCTGCAGAGGAGGAACTGAGACAGATTAGACTAAACGag GTGCAGACGGACATCGGCGTGGACACCAAGCAGCAGACTCTGCAGGGAGTGGCCTTCCCTCTTCACGGAGAGGCTGTTGCAGCGCTTGAACGCTTTAGGGACAAAAGAATCAATTACGTACAACTG CAAGTAGACCTTGAGCAGGAGCTGATTCGGTTGTGCAACACTGAGCCAACAGAGTTGAAAGACCTGCCAATGAGAATCCCTAAAGAATCTCCACGTTACCACTTCTTCCTCTATAAACATTCCCACGAAGGCGACTACTTGGAGTCCACAG TCTTCATTTATTCTATGCCCGGGTACAATTGTAGCATCCGAGAGAGGATGCTGTATTCCAGCTGCAAAGGCCCCTTGGTTGACATGGTGGAAAACAATCTCCAGATTGAGATTGAGAAAAAG TTGGAGATTGACAATGGGGATGAATTGACCAGTGATTTCCTGTACGAGGAGGTGCATCCCAAGCAGCATGTACACAAGCAGGCCTTCGCCAAGCCTAAAGGCCCCCAAGGGAAGAGGGGTATCCGCCGCATCACCCGAGCACCCGCAgatggagaagaggaggattAA